From a single Aspergillus puulaauensis MK2 DNA, chromosome 2, nearly complete sequence genomic region:
- a CDS encoding uncharacterized protein (COG:M;~EggNog:ENOG410PRQ9;~InterPro:IPR004827,IPR002110,IPR020683,IPR036770;~PFAM:PF00023,PF13637,PF13606,PF12796;~go_function: GO:0003700 - DNA-binding transcription factor activity [Evidence IEA];~go_function: GO:0005515 - protein binding [Evidence IEA];~go_process: GO:0006355 - regulation of transcription, DNA-templated [Evidence IEA]) yields MESSSLQLSTDPTERRRLQNRIAQRRFRQKKQLERMGDRVPNGQVNRPTEYPQGNGDDAMPTDRPLGSAILDEISLANSGFENGALDLDAIDSLLEAYGSSAQPLGGQPLTPFLAPPDQTVPVDTERNNPRDVPDATHLAGAVHESFKTKTGEGWLSTMHIAAQKGHERILRVLLEQGDMDLNSADSDGRTPLFYAALGGHESVVRLLLNHGSRVSHLDCYRRSVLHWAAQYQQLEVLRTLLGHWSEHERGSCDVNAHDNHGWTPLHLAVERGFEEGVLLLIRFGADMNVKARKCWMTEKIIPFDLNQLTT; encoded by the exons ATGGAATCGAGTTCTCTACAACTGTCAACTGATCCCACGGAGCGCCGCCGACTACAGAACCGCATTGCTCAGCGCAGGTTTCGCC AGAAAAAACAACTTGAACGAATGGGTGATCGCGTACCCAATGGCCAGGTTAATCGACCAACTGAGTATCCACAAGGGAACGGTGATGATGCGATGCCCACAGACAGACCGCTGGGCTCGGCCATTTTGGATGAGATTTCTCTGGCAAATTCCGGTTTCGAAAATGGTGCTTTGGACCTAGACGCCATCGACAGCCTCCTCGAGGCCTACGGCTCTTCAGCCCAGCCGCTAGGTGGACAGCCGCTCACTCCGTTTCTCGCACCTCCAGACCAGACAGTGCCCGTAGACACGGAGCGCAATAATCCTCGCGATGTCCCTGACGCTACGCATTTGGCGGGAGCCGTACACGAATCATTCAAGACCAAAACCGGGGAAGGTTGGCTTAGCACAATGCACATTGCTGCTCAAAAAGGACACGAGCGCATACTTCGTGTATTGCTCGAGCAAGGCGATATGGACCTCAACAGCGCCGACAGCGATGGTCGAACACCTCTTTTCTATGCTGCGCTTGGAGGCCATGAATCGGTGGTGCGGCTACTATTGAATCACGGGTCACGGGTCTCGCACTTGGACTGTTATAGACGATCCGTGTTGCATTGGGCCGCGCAGTATCAGCAGCTAGAAGTACTGCGGACTCTTCTTGGACATTGGTCAGAGCATGAGCGAGGCTCGTGTGATGTCAATGCCCATGATAATCATGGTTGGACACCACTGCATCTGGCCGTGGAACGGGGCTTCGAGGAGGGCGTCCTCTTGCTTATCCGGTTCGGAGCTGATATGAACGTCAAAGCGAGAAAGTGTTGGATGACTGAAAAAATTATTCCATTTGATCTGAACCAGTTGACAACTTGA